In Eubalaena glacialis isolate mEubGla1 chromosome 2, mEubGla1.1.hap2.+ XY, whole genome shotgun sequence, a single genomic region encodes these proteins:
- the GABPB1 gene encoding GA-binding protein subunit beta-1 isoform X2 has product MSLVDLGKKLLEAARAGQDDEVRILMANGAPFTTDWLGTSPLHLAAQYGHYSTTEVLLRAGVSRDARTKVDRTPLHMAASEGHASIVEVLLKHGADVNAKDMLKMTALHWATEHNHQEVVELLIKYGADVHTQSKFCKTAFDISIDNGNEDLAEILQIAMQNQINTNPESPDTVTIHAATPQFIIGPGGVVNLTDETGVSAVQFGNSSTSVLATLAALAEASAPLSNSSETPVVATEEVVTAESVDGAIQQVVSSGGQQVITIVTDGIQLGNLHSIPTSGIGQPIIVTMPDGQQVLTVPATDIAEETVISEEPPTKRQCIEIIENRVESAEIEEREALQKQLDEANREAQKYRQQLLKKEQEAEAYRQKLEAMTRLQTNKEAV; this is encoded by the exons ATGTCCCTGGTAGATTTGGGAAAGAAGCTTTTAGAAGCGGCTCGAGCAGGTCAAGATGACGAAGTTCGTATTTTGATGGCTAATGGAGCTCCTTTTACTACAGACTGG CTGGGAACTTCTCCACTTCATCTGGCAGCACAGTACGGACATTATTCCACCACAGAAGTACTACTCCGAGCTGGTGTAAGTAGGGATGCCAGAACCAAAGTGGACCGAACGCCGCTGCATATGGCAGCTTCTGAGGGCCATGCCAGCATAGTGGAGGTTTTGCTTAAG CATGGCGCTGATGTCAATGCAAAGGACATGTTGAAGATGACAGCTCTACATTGGGCCACAGAACACAATCATCAAGAGGTGGTGGAACTCTTAATCAAATATGGTGCTGATGTACACACGCAAAGTAAATTTTGTAAAACTGCATTTGATATTTCAATAGACAATGGGAATGAAGATTTAGCAGAGATACTACAG ATTGCTATGCAGAACCAAATCAACACAAACCCAGAGAGTCCCGACACTGTGACGATACACGCTGCAACACCACAGTTTATCATTGGACCTGGAGGGGTGGTGAACCTAACAG ATGAAACGGGTGTATCTGCTGTTCAATTTGGAAACTCCTCCACATCAGTATTAGCTACATTAGCTGCCTTAGCTGAAGCATCTGCTCCATTGTCCAATTCTTCAGAAACTCCAG tagtgGCTACGGAGGAAGTAGTTACTGCAGAATCTGTGGATGGTGCAATTCAGCAAGTAGTTAGTTCAGGGGGTCAGCAGGTCATCACAATAGTTACAGATGGAATTCAGCTTGGAAATTTGCACTCCATTCCAACCAGCGGAATAGGTCAGCCCATCATTGTGACCATGCCAGATGGACAACAAG tatTAACAGTACCAGCAACAGACATTGCTGAAGAAACTGTTATAAGTGAAGAACCACCAACCAAGAGACAATGTATTGAAATAATTGAAAACCGGGTGGAGTCTGCAGAAATAGAA gagaGAGAAGCTCTTCAGAAACAGCTGGATGAAGCTAATCGAGAAGCACAAAAATATCGACAGCAACTTCTAAAGAAAGAACAGGAAGCAGAGGCCTACAGACAGAAATTAGAAGCTATGACTCGTCTTCAGACTAATAAAGAAGCTGTTTAA
- the GABPB1 gene encoding GA-binding protein subunit beta-1 isoform X1: MSLVDLGKKLLEAARAGQDDEVRILMANGAPFTTDWLGTSPLHLAAQYGHYSTTEVLLRAGVSRDARTKVDRTPLHMAASEGHASIVEVLLKHGADVNAKDMLKMTALHWATEHNHQEVVELLIKYGADVHTQSKFCKTAFDISIDNGNEDLAEILQIAMQNQINTNPESPDTVTIHAATPQFIIGPGGVVNLTGLVSSENSSKATDETGVSAVQFGNSSTSVLATLAALAEASAPLSNSSETPVVATEEVVTAESVDGAIQQVVSSGGQQVITIVTDGIQLGNLHSIPTSGIGQPIIVTMPDGQQVLTVPATDIAEETVISEEPPTKRQCIEIIENRVESAEIEEREALQKQLDEANREAQKYRQQLLKKEQEAEAYRQKLEAMTRLQTNKEAV, from the exons ATGTCCCTGGTAGATTTGGGAAAGAAGCTTTTAGAAGCGGCTCGAGCAGGTCAAGATGACGAAGTTCGTATTTTGATGGCTAATGGAGCTCCTTTTACTACAGACTGG CTGGGAACTTCTCCACTTCATCTGGCAGCACAGTACGGACATTATTCCACCACAGAAGTACTACTCCGAGCTGGTGTAAGTAGGGATGCCAGAACCAAAGTGGACCGAACGCCGCTGCATATGGCAGCTTCTGAGGGCCATGCCAGCATAGTGGAGGTTTTGCTTAAG CATGGCGCTGATGTCAATGCAAAGGACATGTTGAAGATGACAGCTCTACATTGGGCCACAGAACACAATCATCAAGAGGTGGTGGAACTCTTAATCAAATATGGTGCTGATGTACACACGCAAAGTAAATTTTGTAAAACTGCATTTGATATTTCAATAGACAATGGGAATGAAGATTTAGCAGAGATACTACAG ATTGCTATGCAGAACCAAATCAACACAAACCCAGAGAGTCCCGACACTGTGACGATACACGCTGCAACACCACAGTTTATCATTGGACCTGGAGGGGTGGTGAACCTAACAGGTCTGGTATCTTCAGAAAATTCATCCAAGGCAACAG ATGAAACGGGTGTATCTGCTGTTCAATTTGGAAACTCCTCCACATCAGTATTAGCTACATTAGCTGCCTTAGCTGAAGCATCTGCTCCATTGTCCAATTCTTCAGAAACTCCAG tagtgGCTACGGAGGAAGTAGTTACTGCAGAATCTGTGGATGGTGCAATTCAGCAAGTAGTTAGTTCAGGGGGTCAGCAGGTCATCACAATAGTTACAGATGGAATTCAGCTTGGAAATTTGCACTCCATTCCAACCAGCGGAATAGGTCAGCCCATCATTGTGACCATGCCAGATGGACAACAAG tatTAACAGTACCAGCAACAGACATTGCTGAAGAAACTGTTATAAGTGAAGAACCACCAACCAAGAGACAATGTATTGAAATAATTGAAAACCGGGTGGAGTCTGCAGAAATAGAA gagaGAGAAGCTCTTCAGAAACAGCTGGATGAAGCTAATCGAGAAGCACAAAAATATCGACAGCAACTTCTAAAGAAAGAACAGGAAGCAGAGGCCTACAGACAGAAATTAGAAGCTATGACTCGTCTTCAGACTAATAAAGAAGCTGTTTAA